In one Natronosalvus amylolyticus genomic region, the following are encoded:
- the cheB gene encoding chemotaxis-specific protein-glutamate methyltransferase CheB, with protein MTCVLVVDDSQFMQTVVGNALTAAGYDVCTARTGDEALELVEANEPDVITMDVEMPGMGGLEAVERIMSRNPTPILMLSAHTERGAKATLEALERGALDFLPKSASSSEQNIAHLADAVVEKVDALSEATVSSLALARATAAVHATKRQVPDPDRHAPVSSVTAGGANTATASPRTSRRVSGADTPGTKTPVEGPLLEHPTIVIGASTGGPKIIERVVAGLPSALEAKVLIVQHMPPDFTKRLADRLDSASEYDVREASDGDRVRAGDVVIAKGGHHLTVTDNDGGALDVALTSGPRVHGVRPSIDVTMETAAETVTDPLCGVVLTGMGKDGAAGIEAINAAGGHTIAQDEATSPVFGIPRQAIETGCVDEIVPASALVDRIVDAFTTDGETDD; from the coding sequence ATGACGTGTGTACTCGTTGTCGACGACTCGCAGTTCATGCAGACGGTCGTCGGTAACGCGCTCACAGCCGCAGGATACGACGTCTGTACGGCACGTACTGGCGATGAAGCACTCGAACTCGTCGAGGCAAACGAGCCGGACGTCATCACGATGGACGTCGAGATGCCCGGTATGGGTGGCCTCGAAGCCGTCGAACGCATCATGTCACGAAACCCGACGCCAATCTTGATGCTCAGCGCACACACAGAACGCGGCGCGAAAGCGACGCTCGAGGCACTCGAACGGGGTGCCCTGGATTTTCTGCCGAAATCGGCCAGTTCGAGCGAGCAGAATATCGCCCATCTCGCCGACGCCGTCGTCGAAAAAGTCGATGCGCTTTCGGAAGCAACAGTATCGTCACTCGCGCTCGCTCGGGCGACGGCGGCGGTTCACGCGACGAAACGGCAGGTACCCGATCCGGACCGCCATGCCCCTGTCTCGAGTGTGACAGCAGGCGGGGCAAACACAGCTACCGCCAGTCCTCGAACGAGCAGACGTGTGTCGGGCGCCGACACACCGGGCACAAAAACCCCTGTCGAGGGTCCGCTTCTGGAGCATCCGACGATAGTGATCGGTGCCTCGACTGGAGGCCCGAAGATCATCGAGCGGGTGGTGGCGGGGTTGCCGTCAGCACTCGAAGCGAAGGTCCTGATCGTACAGCACATGCCGCCAGACTTCACGAAGCGACTGGCAGACCGGCTGGATTCCGCCAGCGAATACGACGTCAGGGAAGCGAGCGACGGCGACCGCGTCCGTGCTGGTGACGTGGTAATCGCTAAAGGCGGCCATCACCTGACCGTTACCGACAACGACGGCGGTGCACTCGACGTCGCACTGACGAGCGGCCCCCGCGTCCACGGCGTTCGACCGTCGATCGACGTTACGATGGAGACTGCAGCGGAGACGGTCACCGACCCCCTCTGTGGCGTCGTGTTGACTGGAATGGGTAAAGATGGGGCGGCCGGTATCGAGGCTATCAATGCCGCCGGCGGCCACACGATAGCCCAGGACGAAGCGACGAGCCCGGTATTCGGTATCCCCCGACAGGCGATCGAAACCGGTTGTGTCGACGAGATAGTGCCCGCGTCAGCACTCGTCGACCGAATCGTAGACGCGTTTACCACGGACGGTGAGACCGATGACTGA
- the cheY gene encoding chemotaxis protein CheY, producing MSTGVLIVDDSHFMRNLLRQILEQDYHIVGEASNGAEAVKLYKEKNPDIVMMDIVMPKCNGIKATAAIKKLDPQSRVIMCTSVGQREKMKLAVKAGADGYVTKPFEEPSVRKALADVVAA from the coding sequence ATGTCGACAGGGGTGCTCATCGTAGACGACTCTCATTTTATGCGTAATTTACTGCGACAGATTCTCGAGCAGGATTACCATATCGTCGGAGAGGCGTCGAACGGCGCTGAAGCAGTCAAACTGTATAAGGAAAAGAATCCCGACATCGTCATGATGGATATCGTGATGCCGAAATGTAACGGTATTAAGGCGACGGCTGCGATCAAGAAACTCGATCCGCAGTCCCGCGTCATCATGTGTACGAGTGTCGGGCAACGAGAGAAGATGAAACTCGCCGTAAAGGCTGGGGCAGACGGCTACGTGACGAAGCCGTTCGAAGAACCCAGCGTACGGAAAGCCCTTGCTGACGTCGTTGCGGCATGA
- a CDS encoding DMT family transporter: protein MTVASDGGESSESSSPNDFLSRYLFALAPLAAATLWGGLYVVSKWGFEAVPPVTLAFARVAVGAAALWVVVRLTYPSRSFTRRDLLAFAGLGVLVSGSLVTQFLGTDLTTASQGSLITVSTPVFTVLLGVVFLGERLSARAVIGIGVATVGTLLVLSGQYDLTSLAGAATTGILLLIVASVTWAGYTVYGKPLIERYSALETATYSTVAAVPMLAFIVPIELAVTDTTLSSIPLSLPVLVAIGYLGLFGTAAAWYLWYKGLEYVDASIISVFFFAQPVVGGLLGAAFLGEQLGSLFVVGGVVMAAGVYLIAAEEP, encoded by the coding sequence ATGACAGTAGCATCTGACGGGGGAGAATCCTCCGAGTCGAGTTCGCCCAACGATTTCCTCTCGAGATACCTCTTTGCGCTCGCGCCACTGGCCGCTGCTACCCTCTGGGGTGGCCTCTACGTCGTCAGCAAGTGGGGGTTCGAAGCCGTTCCACCGGTCACCCTGGCGTTCGCCCGGGTGGCCGTCGGTGCGGCCGCGCTGTGGGTCGTCGTTCGACTCACGTACCCCAGTCGCTCGTTTACCAGACGAGATCTGCTTGCGTTCGCCGGACTCGGCGTGCTCGTCAGTGGCTCTCTCGTCACCCAGTTCCTCGGGACGGACCTGACGACGGCAAGCCAGGGGTCGTTGATTACCGTCTCGACACCCGTATTTACCGTCCTGCTCGGCGTCGTCTTCCTCGGCGAACGGCTGTCCGCTCGAGCGGTCATCGGCATCGGTGTCGCCACCGTGGGCACGCTGCTAGTCCTCTCCGGACAGTACGACCTCACGTCACTCGCCGGCGCGGCGACAACGGGGATTCTGTTGTTGATCGTGGCGAGTGTCACCTGGGCGGGGTACACGGTGTACGGCAAGCCCCTGATCGAGCGCTACTCGGCCCTCGAGACGGCGACGTACTCGACGGTTGCAGCCGTGCCGATGCTGGCGTTCATCGTCCCAATCGAACTCGCGGTTACCGACACCACGCTCTCGAGTATCCCGCTTTCGCTCCCGGTTCTCGTCGCCATCGGCTATCTTGGTCTCTTCGGAACCGCCGCTGCGTGGTATCTCTGGTACAAAGGCCTCGAGTACGTCGACGCGAGCATCATCTCGGTGTTCTTTTTCGCCCAGCCGGTGGTCGGCGGATTACTGGGGGCCGCGTTCCTCGGCGAGCAACTCGGGTCGTTGTTCGTCGTCGGTGGGGTCGTTATGGCCGCAGGGGTGTACCTCATCGCCGCTGAAGAGCCCTGA
- a CDS encoding ATP-binding protein: MTDYWTEFARESDEHITSLNNSLLTLEQNPNDEQAMESIFRTAHTLKGNCGAMGLKRASDLAHAIEDLLEAIRSDEIEITSDVMDVIFDGVDELEAMLDEAAARGEIDSDPGATIESLRSPLEGRSAGSQQPIREPTVEETETVLARFEPPSDIEGNVYLVRLSVVEHESVNNGQLVVEALIDAFDLIGTEPSQEAIENDQYGTRFDAVFASAVGKAAISAALDPVDAVEEFVIVDVTEQVAELEASPAPAPAPDGDDSDEDSLSEGDPQDLSVDELLDEFEEFDDLDAMVEDVDESELEAFDDMGDAGSFDDLLGETADEPEIPEPEHVDDAEEPEPAGVDAGTPDPVEEEDEQVDDAGAVFAELKDEVEMVGFDELQSELDELEFDEFDSDDEVDMDELLGDDVDTSDNTFLGVGEEPLDMPELSAEVDSQPDLQADDDVVEAAPADGEDTDSDDAFADVLEPDDADDGAVEPVDDDLVADDEAFESFADDAFDTEPEAVDTEIEEHPESDEEIASVEALEDVDFADTAPETGGEPAATDEVDSIDVDAAGSLEVDEADSLEADSTAIEETEAFDPVVTEAADLEGDDEFGLDQEEFDGPTDELAFSETEGELGTDEDDFVAFDEGDERFDETESEPSDTFDLGLAESLDDTSDATFDGESAVADTDDATDSAFEDESLDLETDADFADEAGSVDDFGATADILGDDDSQFADVSASAVDVEATQPSDSNAAGFGEESSTDDEAASRVYEDVPPMPIPEISIPEETEEEKLARADDQRQSVRVDIEQVDTLLNLVEGLVTSRVRLRHTIEQGDDLEAIDRELDDLEDLTSDLQETVMDVRLVPLETVTNRLPRTVRDIAREQGKEVAFRIQGEDVELDRTVLDRMGDPLIHLVRNAVDHGIEAPDHREAVDKPREGTVEVYAERARDQVTIRVEDDGRGIDPEKLRTAALEADILAEDEAESMEDNDVYELIFHPGLSTASEITDVSGRGVGMDVVKRTIEDLDGTVTVDSSPGQGTTVTMQLPVTVAIAEVLFFELGDEEFGIPLKTVQDIDDGRSIETDSGEPVLSTSANDQLSVIDLANTLEVRSDTDLEEGMVIRIRDDVRSVALHCDNVRSQQEVVVKPFEGVMSGIPGLSGATVRGRGEVVNILDVTTL, translated from the coding sequence ATGACTGATTACTGGACTGAGTTCGCTCGAGAGAGCGACGAACACATCACGAGCCTGAACAACTCGCTGTTGACTCTCGAGCAGAATCCGAACGACGAACAAGCGATGGAGTCGATCTTCAGAACCGCACACACCCTCAAGGGCAACTGCGGCGCAATGGGGTTGAAACGCGCAAGCGACCTCGCCCACGCGATCGAAGATCTGCTCGAGGCCATCAGAAGCGACGAAATCGAGATCACGAGCGACGTGATGGACGTTATCTTCGACGGCGTCGACGAACTCGAGGCGATGCTCGATGAGGCAGCGGCGAGGGGCGAGATCGACAGCGATCCCGGAGCGACAATCGAGTCGCTTCGGAGCCCGCTCGAGGGACGGTCGGCGGGTTCCCAGCAGCCCATCCGGGAACCGACAGTCGAGGAGACCGAGACGGTGCTTGCCAGATTTGAACCGCCCAGCGATATCGAGGGCAACGTCTACCTGGTTCGACTCTCGGTCGTCGAACACGAGTCGGTGAACAACGGACAACTGGTTGTCGAAGCACTGATCGATGCGTTCGATTTGATCGGAACAGAGCCCTCACAGGAAGCAATCGAAAACGATCAGTACGGTACGCGCTTCGATGCAGTGTTCGCCAGTGCCGTCGGCAAGGCAGCTATTTCGGCCGCCCTGGATCCGGTGGATGCGGTCGAAGAGTTCGTCATCGTCGACGTGACCGAACAGGTAGCGGAACTCGAAGCGTCGCCTGCGCCGGCGCCCGCCCCGGACGGTGACGACAGTGACGAGGACTCGCTATCAGAAGGTGACCCGCAGGACCTTTCAGTCGACGAATTACTCGACGAGTTCGAGGAGTTCGACGACCTCGACGCGATGGTCGAAGACGTCGACGAATCCGAACTCGAGGCGTTCGACGACATGGGTGATGCCGGTTCGTTCGACGATTTACTCGGTGAGACAGCGGACGAACCCGAAATCCCCGAGCCAGAACACGTCGATGACGCCGAGGAGCCCGAACCTGCCGGTGTCGACGCCGGCACCCCCGACCCAGTCGAAGAAGAGGACGAGCAGGTCGACGACGCCGGCGCCGTCTTTGCCGAACTCAAAGACGAAGTGGAGATGGTCGGGTTCGACGAGCTCCAGTCGGAACTCGACGAACTCGAGTTCGACGAGTTCGACAGCGATGACGAGGTCGACATGGACGAGTTACTCGGTGACGACGTCGACACATCGGACAATACGTTCCTCGGCGTCGGCGAAGAGCCCCTCGATATGCCGGAGTTGAGCGCCGAGGTAGACTCGCAGCCGGACCTGCAGGCGGACGACGACGTTGTTGAAGCGGCGCCGGCGGACGGCGAAGATACCGATTCCGATGACGCCTTCGCTGACGTACTCGAGCCGGATGATGCAGATGATGGGGCGGTCGAGCCGGTTGACGACGACCTCGTTGCCGACGACGAAGCCTTCGAGTCGTTTGCAGACGACGCCTTCGATACCGAACCGGAGGCCGTGGACACAGAAATTGAAGAACACCCCGAGAGCGACGAGGAGATTGCCTCGGTCGAAGCCCTCGAGGACGTCGATTTCGCCGACACCGCTCCCGAAACAGGTGGTGAGCCAGCGGCCACAGACGAGGTCGACTCAATCGACGTTGACGCTGCAGGCTCACTCGAGGTAGATGAGGCCGACTCGCTCGAGGCAGATTCGACTGCTATCGAGGAGACCGAGGCGTTCGACCCTGTCGTGACGGAAGCCGCCGACCTCGAGGGCGATGACGAGTTCGGCCTGGACCAGGAGGAATTCGACGGACCGACCGACGAATTGGCATTCAGTGAAACGGAAGGCGAGTTGGGCACAGACGAAGACGACTTCGTGGCGTTCGACGAAGGAGATGAACGTTTCGATGAAACCGAGTCCGAGCCCAGCGATACGTTCGACCTCGGTCTTGCCGAGTCTCTGGATGACACCAGCGACGCAACGTTCGACGGCGAGTCAGCGGTCGCAGATACCGACGACGCCACGGACAGCGCGTTCGAGGACGAGTCGCTCGATCTCGAGACTGACGCCGACTTCGCGGATGAAGCCGGCTCCGTAGACGATTTCGGAGCGACGGCAGATATCCTCGGTGACGACGATAGCCAGTTTGCAGACGTGTCCGCCTCGGCAGTCGATGTCGAGGCAACGCAACCGAGCGACTCGAACGCTGCCGGATTCGGTGAGGAATCGTCGACCGATGACGAAGCGGCCTCGCGCGTCTACGAGGACGTCCCACCGATGCCGATTCCGGAGATATCGATCCCGGAGGAAACGGAAGAAGAGAAACTGGCCCGAGCGGACGACCAGCGACAGTCCGTCCGCGTCGACATCGAACAAGTCGATACCCTCCTCAATCTGGTCGAGGGCCTGGTCACCTCGCGCGTTCGCCTTCGGCACACGATCGAACAGGGAGACGACCTCGAGGCGATCGATCGCGAACTCGACGACCTCGAAGATCTCACGTCCGACCTCCAGGAAACCGTGATGGACGTAAGACTCGTCCCACTCGAGACGGTGACCAACCGCCTTCCACGGACGGTTCGAGACATTGCACGCGAGCAGGGCAAAGAGGTCGCATTCAGAATCCAGGGTGAAGACGTCGAACTCGACCGGACGGTTCTCGACCGCATGGGCGACCCGCTCATCCACCTCGTTCGCAACGCGGTCGATCACGGCATCGAGGCGCCCGACCATCGTGAGGCGGTCGACAAACCACGCGAAGGGACGGTCGAAGTGTACGCCGAGCGCGCTCGAGATCAGGTGACGATACGGGTCGAAGACGACGGCCGCGGAATCGATCCCGAGAAGTTACGGACGGCAGCACTCGAGGCGGATATCCTGGCCGAAGACGAGGCCGAATCGATGGAAGACAACGACGTGTACGAACTAATCTTCCACCCCGGTCTCTCAACGGCTTCGGAGATCACGGACGTCAGCGGCAGAGGTGTGGGGATGGACGTGGTGAAACGGACGATAGAAGACCTCGACGGTACAGTAACCGTCGACAGTTCACCCGGACAGGGGACGACCGTGACCATGCAGTTGCCGGTCACGGTTGCGATTGCGGAGGTGCTGTTCTTCGAACTCGGGGACGAAGAGTTTGGCATCCCGCTCAAAACCGTACAGGACATCGACGACGGCCGATCGATCGAAACCGACAGCGGAGAACCCGTCCTGTCGACGTCGGCCAATGACCAGCTATCGGTCATCGACCTGGCAAACACGCTCGAGGTCCGTTCGGATACCGACCTCGAAGAGGGGATGGTTATCCGCATTCGAGACGACGTTCGTTCGGTTGCGTTACACTGTGACAACGTGCGCAGCCAACAGGAAGTCGTCGTCAAACCCTTCGAAGGGGTTATGAGCGGCATTCCTGGCCTCAGCGGTGCAACCGTTCGTGGCCGGGGAGAAGTAGTCAACATACTGGACGTGACGACCCTATGA
- a CDS encoding chemotaxis protein CheW, protein MSPDLSERMLGVSIDDPGDRQPSTPEEDEPEELERFVYVAIGEHRLAFPVDDVKTITDPPESADITTVPRAPPAVDGLVDIRGEITALVDPRVHFPADEPPAAKGRLLVFDRPTDQQSAAITVDEVLGVQTVPETDVHGPEDVEDPTVAGGAINHPLIVALVEQERQAERSTRGTTTRESRFGGTNQPDESLSLPTEEADDDVVSDEFVLEEETEEEPESEQPPEIIVEATGLVDVERLLLASGHKS, encoded by the coding sequence ATGAGTCCGGACCTCTCCGAACGAATGCTCGGCGTCAGTATCGACGACCCGGGCGACCGGCAACCATCGACACCCGAAGAAGACGAACCGGAGGAACTCGAGCGGTTCGTCTACGTCGCTATCGGGGAACACCGTCTGGCGTTTCCGGTCGACGACGTCAAAACGATCACTGACCCACCCGAGTCAGCCGATATCACCACCGTTCCTCGAGCACCGCCGGCCGTCGACGGACTCGTCGACATCCGCGGAGAAATTACGGCACTCGTCGACCCACGAGTCCACTTTCCGGCGGACGAACCGCCGGCAGCGAAAGGGCGTTTACTCGTGTTCGACCGCCCGACCGACCAGCAGTCGGCTGCGATCACCGTCGACGAGGTACTGGGCGTTCAGACGGTGCCCGAGACAGACGTTCACGGGCCAGAAGACGTGGAGGATCCGACGGTCGCGGGCGGCGCGATCAACCACCCGCTTATCGTCGCCCTCGTCGAGCAAGAACGACAGGCCGAGCGAAGCACTCGAGGGACCACGACTCGCGAGAGTCGGTTCGGAGGCACGAATCAACCCGACGAATCGTTGTCGCTCCCGACCGAAGAGGCCGACGACGACGTTGTCAGCGACGAGTTCGTTCTCGAAGAGGAAACCGAGGAAGAACCAGAATCCGAGCAACCACCGGAGATCATCGTCGAAGCAACTGGACTCGTCGACGTCGAACGACTGTTGTTAGCATCCGGACACAAGTCGTAA